A stretch of Macadamia integrifolia cultivar HAES 741 unplaced genomic scaffold, SCU_Mint_v3 scaffold2162, whole genome shotgun sequence DNA encodes these proteins:
- the LOC122065957 gene encoding zinc finger BED domain-containing protein RICESLEEPER 2-like, translated as MLDSAIVYQTAFQQLELVDKNFKVCPSNEDWKKIEHLCSFLKPFNDITELLSRSKYPTANLYFHNVWKIHLSLLKTINQGEDYVKKMAQEMKKKFDKYWDSYSIILAIAVVFDPRYKLIFVRYAFDKIYSLDSTAMEKFNLVKLTLARLFEEYWCMEITEEERGFQSHAIEDNTVGDVLDWEELSMYESSTTTVIQDKSELDLYLEEPRIKDPIKHYDVLAFWKSQGSKYRDLSRMARDVLAIPVSTVASESAFSAGGRVIDKYRSKLLPTNAEALICLRDLMFGVDFRGNFKLCKYTFFIR; from the exons ATGCTTGATTCTGCCATTGTCTATCAGACTGCATTTCAACAACTAGAGTTGGtggataaaaattttaaagtgtGTCCAAGCAATGAGGATTGGAAAAAGATTGAACACTTATGTTCCTTTTTGAAGCCTTTTAATGACATTACTGAATTATTGTCTAGGTCAAAGTACCCAACAGCAAATTTGTATTTTCATAATGTATGGAAAATACATTTGTCTTTGTTGAAAACGATAAATCAGGGAGAAGACTATGTGAAAAAGATGgcacaagaaatgaaaaagaagtttgATAAGTATTGGGACTCATATAGCATCATTTTAGCTATTGCTGTTGTATTTGATCCTCGTTACAAGCTAATCTTTGTTAGGTATGCTTTTGATAAGATATACAGTTTGGATTCAACAGCAATGGAAAAGTTTAATCTTGTGAAATTGACCTTAGCACGACTCTTTGAAGAGTACTGGTGCATGGAGATAACTGAGGAAGAGAGGGGATTTCAATCACATGCTATTGAGGACAATACAGTTGGAGATGTTTTAGATTGGGAG gaGCTATCTATGTATGAGAGTTCTACTACTACTGTAATACAAGATAAATCCGAATTAGATTTATATCTAGAAGAGCCAAGGATTAAAGATCCGATCAAGCATTATGATGTATTGGCCTTTTGGAAGTCACAAGGATCAAAGTATCGTGATCTTTCTCGGATGGCACGGGATGTGTTGGCTATTCCGGTATCAACTGTTGCTTCTGAATCAGCTTTTAGTGCTGGAGGTAGAGTTATTGACAAATACAGAAGTAAGCTATTGCCTACAAATGCTGAAGCGTTGATTTGCCTTCGAGATTTGATGTTCGGAGTAGACTTTAGAGGTAATTTCAAACTATGTAAATATACATTTTTCATCCGTTAA